The stretch of DNA ATAAATGTCACCGTAGCCTACGGTAAGAAGTGTGGAAACGCTCCACCATATACCGGAAAATGCGTTTCTGTAGACATCCGGCTGAGCTTCGTGCTCAGCATTGTATATGCCGAGTGATGAAGCAAGCATGAGAATGAAAAATTATAAAAAGTGAAGAAAGGATCTGATTCTTCTTTTCAAATAAAACGGTAGTTATTATATTGAATGAGTCATACTGCGAATTTACCCTGAACAGTCTGAATATTCTTACGACTCTGAGCATTCGGGAACACGATGAATCCCGAAAGGAAGAAAAACGGAAGGATCGTCAGAAAATCGATGATGCCGTCGAATGATAAAAGGAACCTCAGAACTGATTTTCCTTTGTTCTTTTCAGGATACAGCTGGTCAGCCGTCCACAGACGAAGGCCGTACTCCAGTATGAATACACCAACTGTAAGTGTTTCAATTATCCTGAACAGACCGTAAAAAGCGCTCAGCTCACTGAATGTATAAAG from Ruminococcus sp. HUN007 encodes:
- a CDS encoding potassium channel family protein encodes the protein MLASSLGIYNAEHEAQPDVYRNAFSGIWWSVSTLLTVGYGDIYPVTTAGKDNRNFQCISRSRGSSYPYRYHQCRIC
- a CDS encoding ion transporter, translating into MKKHIFRIIQIGSKEDLPSRLFDYFIVTCIILNITVAFLYTFSELSAFYGLFRIIETLTVGVFILEYGLRLWTADQLYPEKNKGKSVLRFLLSFDGIIDFLTILPFFFLSGFIVFPNAQSRKNIQTVQGKFAV